A genomic stretch from Helianthus annuus cultivar XRQ/B chromosome 1, HanXRQr2.0-SUNRISE, whole genome shotgun sequence includes:
- the LOC110867441 gene encoding probable protein kinase At2g41970 has translation MSCCGGSEEDTYDGATSNNVATAAPRGPPYGGSDRGEPRNTGPPRSGASQKPLPIEKPALSLTELNKITSNFGTKSLVGEGSYGRVFYAKLSTGEEVAVKKLDTSSSPEPDNDFVAQLSVVSRLKNEHFVELLGYCLEANNRILVYQYATMGSLHDVLHGRKGVQGAEPGPALSWTQRVRIAYGAARGLEYLHEKVQPSIVHRDVRSSNVLLFDDCETKIADFNLSSQSSDSAARLHSTRVLGTFGYHAPEYAMTGQITSKSDVYSFGVVLLELLTGRKPVDHTMPKGQQSLVTWATPKLSEDKVKQCIDPKLNSDYPPKAVAKMAAVAALCVQYEADFRPNMTIVVKALQPLYNAKPAGSETQASH, from the exons ATGTCTTGCTGTGGAGGTTCGGAAGAGGACACCTATGATGGTGCAACCTCCAACAATGTCGCCACAGCAGCACCTCGAGGACCGCCTTACGGAG GAAGTGATAGAGGAGAGCCGAGGAATACGGGACCTCCAAGAAGTGGCGCGTCTCAAAAACCGTTACCCATTGAGAAACCAGCATTATCGTTAACCGAGTTAAACAAGATTACAAGTAACTTTGGTACAAAATCTTTGGTCGGCGAAGGTTCTTATGGCCGGGTTTTTTATGCAAAATTAAGTACCGGAGAAGAAGTAGCAGTGAAAAAGCTCGATACCAGCTCTTCACCCGAGCCCGATAATGATTTTGTAGCCCAG TTATCTGTCGTTTCAAGGCTTAAAAACGAGCATTTTGTTGAGTTACTTGGTTACTGCTTGGAAGCAAACAATCGGATCTTGGTTTATCAGTACGCAACCATGGGTTCTTTGCATGACGTATTACACG GGAGAAAGGGCGTACAAGGGGCAGAACCGGGCCCGGCGCTGAGCTGGACTCAGAGAGTTAGAATCGCATACGGTGCAGCAAGAGGGCTCGAATATCTACATGAGAAGGTCCAACCTTCGATTGTACATCGTGATGTTCGGTCcagtaatgttttattatttgacgATTGTGAAACCAAGATAGCGGATTTTAACTTGAGCAGTCAGTCTTCTGATAGTGCAGCCCGGTTGCATTCGACTAGGGTTTTGGGAACTTTTGGTTACCATGCTCCAGA GTATGCAATGACAGGGCAGATAACTTCAAAAAGTGACGTTTATAGTTTTGGAGTTGTTCTTCTTGAACTTTTGACCGGAAGAAAACCGGTTGACCACACAATGCCTAAAGGTCAACAAAGTCTTGTTACTTGG GCAACACCAAAATTAAGTGAGGACAAAGTAAAGCAATGCATCGATCCGAAGTTAAACAGTGACTACCCTCCAAAAGCGGTTGCAAAG ATGGCAGCAGTTGCAGCATTATGTGTTCAATATGAAGCGGATTTCAGGCCAAATATGACGATTGTGGTGAAGGCTTTGCAGCCGCTTTACAATGCAAAACCAGCAGGCTCGGAGACTCAAGCTTCTCATTAA
- the LOC110867453 gene encoding carbon catabolite repressor protein 4 homolog 1: protein MLSVLRVHLPSDIPIVGCELSPYVLLRRPDLTVFTDDVPESSPVEGHFLRYKWYRIQSDKRVAICSIHPSEQATLQCLGCVKAKIPVAKSYHCSPKCFSDAWQHHRVLHERAASAVAENGNEEDEMFGRFDSNNNNQTLSTSQSLPSLTNGVSAPLYPPAVTQRNGGETWFEVGRSKTYTPTADDIGHVLKFECVVVDVETKSPVGSSNTILTSRVIPAPSPSPRRLISVTNADVAAGNLDSSMGNFTVLSYNILSDTYATSDLYGYCPSWALSWPYRRQNLLREIVGYRADIVCLQEVQSNHFEEFFAPELDKHGYQALYKKKTTEVFNGSIMTIDGCATFFRRDRFSHVKKYEVEFNKAAQSLTDALVPSAQKKTALNRLVKDNVALIVVLEAKFGDHGVDNPGKRQLVCVANTHVNVQQDLKDVKLWEVHTLLKGLEKIAASADIPMLVCGDFNSVPGSAPHALLAIGKVDPMHPDLAVDPLGILRPTAKLTHTLPLVSAYSSFARIGGGLGYEQQKRRVDPATNEPLFTNCTRDFIGTIDYIFYSADSLTVESLLELLDEDSLRKDTALPSPEWSSDHIALMAEFRCKPRTRR, encoded by the exons ATGCTGAGTGTGCTGAGAGTGCACCTTCCGTCCGATATTCCGATTGTGGGCTGCGAGCTTTCGCCTTACGTGCTTCTTCGTCGTCCCGACTTAACTGTGTTTACGGATGATGTACCGGAATCTTCGCCCGTTGAGGGTCATTTTTTGAGATACAAGTG GTATCGTATACAAAGTGATAAAAGAGTTGCCATTTGTAGCATACATCCATCAGAACAAGCCACTTTACAATGTTTAGGTTGCGTTAAAGCCAAAATACCCGTTGCCAAAAGCTACCATTGTTCCCCTAAATGTTTTTCCGACGCGTGGCAACACCATCGTGTTCTTCACGAACGTGCCGCAAGTGCCGTTGCCGAAAACGGGAACGAAGAAGATGAAATGTTCGGCCGATTCGATAGCAACAACAATAATCAAACCTTATCCACTTCACAATCTCTCCCAAGCCTTACAAACGGTGTATCCGCACCGTTATACCCTCCAGCCGTGACACAGAGGAATGGTGGCGAAACATGGTTCGAAGTCGGGCGATCTAAAACGTACACACCGACAGCTGACGATATCGGCCATGTTTTGAAATTCGAATGCGTGGTTGTTGACGTAGAAACGAAATCGCCGGTTGGATCATCGAACACTATACTGACATCACGGGTTATCCCCGCTCCATCCCCGAGCCCACGGCGGTTGATTTCCGTTActaatgctgatgtggcagcagGGAATTTGGATTCGTCCATGGGGAATTTTACTGTGCTATCGTATAATATTTTGTCTGATACATATGCTACGAGTGATTTGTACGGTTATTGCCCTTCGTGGGCTCTTTCTTGGCCCTATCGTAGACAAAACTTGTTACGGGAAATCGTTGGGTATCGAGCGGATATTGTTTGTCTTCAAGAGGTTCAAAGCAATCACTTTGAGGAGTTTTTCGCCCCTGAGCTTGACAAACACGGATATCAAGCTCTATATAAGAAAAAAACAACCGAG GTTTTTAACGGCAGTATTATGACCATCGATGGATGTGCGACTTTTTTCCGGCGAGATAGATTTTCACATGTAAAAAAATACGAG GTTGAGTTTAATAAAGCTGCTCAATCTTTAACGGATGCTTTAGTTCCTAGTGCTCAGAAAAAAACCGCCCTAAATCGGTTGGTTAAG GATAATGTTGCATTAATTGTTGTTCTAGAAGCAAAGTTCggtgaccatggtgttgataatccaGGAAAGCGGCAACTTGTTTGTGTG GCAAATACACATGTGAACGTTCAACAAGATCTAAAGGATGTTAAACTATGGGAG GTTCATACGCTGTTGAAAGGATTGGAAAAGATAGCCGCCAGCGCAGATATACCAATGTTAGTTTGCGGCGATTTTAATTCGGTTCCCGGAAG TGCTCCTCATGCACTTCTAGCGATCGGGAAAGTTGACCCGATGCATCCAGATTTAGCGGTTGACCCTCTTGGAATTCTTCGACCAACAGCTAAATTGACGCACACACTGCCCTTG GTGAGTGCATACTCGTCTTTTGCAAGAATTGGGGGTGGTCTTGGCTATGAACAACAAAAGAGGAGAGTGGACCCTGCTACAAATGAGCCGTTATTTACAAATTGCACACGGGATTTTATCGGTACCATTGATTACATATTTTACTCAG CCGACAGCTTGACTGTGGAATCCTTATTGGAGCTTTTGGATGAAGATAGCTTAAGGAAAGACACCGCACTTCCGTCCCCAGAATGGTCTTCTGATCACATTGCGTTAATGGCTGAATTTCGTTGCAAACCTCGAACTAGACGTTAA